From the genome of Thermoflexus hugenholtzii, one region includes:
- a CDS encoding macro domain-containing protein, translated as MGKGNRTVAETILPSGHRVVLVQGDLTEEEADALVNAANSYLQHGGGVAGALVRKGGPQIQAESDEWVRRHGPVPTGGVAITGAGRLRARAILHTVGPVWSGGTRGEEQQLAEAIRNTLEAARAQGYERIAMPAISTGIFGFPKERAAPIFWETIAAFAAAHPGEPPREIRVVILDEATLRPFEAAFHARFGGQAAASPA; from the coding sequence ATGGGCAAGGGGAACCGGACGGTCGCGGAGACCATCCTGCCCTCCGGGCACCGGGTGGTCCTGGTGCAGGGGGACCTGACGGAGGAGGAGGCGGACGCGCTGGTGAACGCCGCCAACTCCTACCTCCAGCACGGCGGCGGCGTCGCCGGAGCGCTGGTCCGCAAAGGCGGGCCTCAGATCCAGGCGGAGAGCGACGAGTGGGTGCGCCGCCACGGGCCGGTCCCCACAGGGGGCGTGGCGATCACCGGGGCCGGGCGGCTGCGGGCCCGCGCCATCCTCCACACCGTCGGCCCGGTGTGGTCCGGAGGGACCCGCGGGGAGGAGCAACAGCTGGCGGAGGCGATCCGCAACACCCTCGAGGCGGCTCGGGCCCAAGGTTATGAGCGGATCGCCATGCCGGCCATCAGCACCGGCATCTTCGGGTTCCCGAAGGAGCGGGCGGCTCCGATCTTCTGGGAGACCATCGCCGCCTTCGCCGCCGCCCACCCCGGCGAACCCCCCCGGGAGATCCGGGTGGTGATCCTGGACGAGGCCACGCTGCGCCCCTTCGAGGCCGCCTTCCACGCCCGGTTCGGGGGACAGGCCGCC
- the gntE gene encoding guanitoxin biosynthesis PLP-dependent transaminase GntE has protein sequence MRQWPKTRARFLRAKEVMPWGVTSNFRYWGDDQTIVVSRGEGPYIYDLDGNRYIDYRLGYGPVILGHGHPAVVERVSQAIRDGVIFAATTEWEIRAAERIIRMTGVDMVRFSNSGTEATMHALRIARAYTGREKVIKFEGQYHGHHDYLLFSTAMAQRQPMGSRRHPIPVVASSGIPRVIADLVITLPFNDFEAVERTVKAKWGDIAAIIVEPMLGNSAAIMPHPEFLPFLRRLCDEYGIVLIFDEVKTGFRIARGGAQEFFGVRADLVTYAKAMGNGFPISAIGGKREIMMTIEPGAVAHAGTYNGNVVGTAAADATLEILETTDALERAAQAGERLMKGISEILTEAGIPHAVSGHPNMFSFLLNFDGTPRDHRDTMSSDIELYAEIGLACYERGVMFEVDPREPWFTSAAHTPEVVDETLNRFADAVRAVLRKGKPVGPAEVTSVGK, from the coding sequence ATGCGTCAGTGGCCGAAGACCCGCGCTCGATTTCTCCGGGCGAAGGAGGTGATGCCCTGGGGGGTTACCTCGAACTTCCGTTACTGGGGGGATGATCAGACCATCGTGGTCAGCCGGGGAGAGGGCCCCTACATCTACGATCTGGACGGCAACCGCTACATCGACTACCGCCTGGGCTACGGGCCGGTGATCCTGGGTCACGGCCACCCTGCGGTGGTGGAGCGGGTAAGCCAGGCCATCCGGGATGGGGTGATCTTCGCGGCCACCACCGAATGGGAGATCCGGGCGGCGGAGCGCATCATCCGCATGACCGGCGTGGACATGGTGCGCTTCTCCAACTCGGGGACGGAGGCGACCATGCACGCCCTGCGGATCGCCCGGGCCTACACCGGCCGGGAGAAGGTGATCAAGTTCGAGGGCCAGTATCACGGCCACCACGATTACCTGCTGTTCTCCACGGCCATGGCCCAGCGCCAACCCATGGGGAGCCGCCGCCATCCCATCCCCGTCGTCGCCAGCTCCGGCATCCCCCGGGTCATCGCCGACCTGGTCATCACCCTCCCCTTCAACGACTTCGAGGCCGTGGAGCGGACCGTGAAGGCCAAGTGGGGGGACATCGCGGCCATCATCGTGGAGCCTATGCTGGGCAACAGCGCGGCCATCATGCCCCACCCCGAGTTCCTCCCCTTCCTGCGGCGCCTGTGCGATGAATACGGCATCGTGCTGATCTTCGACGAAGTGAAAACGGGCTTCCGCATCGCCCGGGGCGGGGCCCAGGAGTTCTTCGGGGTGCGGGCGGACCTGGTCACCTACGCCAAGGCTATGGGGAACGGGTTCCCCATCTCCGCCATCGGCGGCAAGCGGGAGATCATGATGACCATCGAGCCCGGGGCGGTGGCCCACGCCGGAACCTACAACGGGAACGTGGTGGGCACCGCCGCCGCCGACGCCACCCTGGAGATCCTGGAGACCACGGACGCCCTGGAGCGGGCGGCCCAGGCCGGCGAGCGGCTAATGAAGGGGATCAGCGAGATCCTGACCGAGGCCGGCATCCCCCACGCCGTCTCCGGCCACCCCAACATGTTCAGCTTCCTCCTGAACTTCGATGGGACGCCCCGGGATCACCGGGACACCATGTCCAGCGACATCGAGCTCTACGCGGAGATCGGCCTGGCCTGCTATGAGCGCGGGGTGATGTTCGAGGTGGACCCGCGGGAGCCCTGGTTCACCTCGGCCGCCCACACGCCGGAGGTGGTGGACGAGACTCTCAACCGCTTCGCCGACGCCGTGCGCGCTGTCCTGCGGAAAGGGAAACCCGTCGGCCCGGCGGAGGTCACGTCGGTCGGGAAGTGA
- a CDS encoding saccharopine dehydrogenase family protein, protein MRVLALGGAGAVAREATRDLCQHGSIFREIVIADIDPAKAERLARDIGDPRLRVVPLDVRDEEALVRLIRGFDVVMNGLPFAYDVLVTRACVEAGVSGVDLAFDEAQFELDEAARSKNMVFIPGVGATPGTTNVMAAYAARSMDQVESVEIAFAAFRCLAPSPGLLRTTLWEFNPEEPERAMVYWEDGAWHPAPPFSGEKRVRFHEQIGEQTVYYVPHDEARTMPRSFPGLRRAAVRGCFPPHVMRAMRALYEMGALSSTPVPLDGGTYPAIDLVARLLAALPASRENPVWAYGLVVEVSGRRNGRPHTMVLRNRHPPQEVWGGEAAYYRNIGVPLSIGVQMIARGEISVRGVVPPERAIPPERFFEELARRGIEILIE, encoded by the coding sequence ATGCGCGTGTTGGCCCTCGGTGGAGCAGGGGCCGTGGCCCGGGAGGCCACACGGGACCTCTGCCAGCACGGCTCGATCTTCCGCGAGATCGTGATCGCCGACATCGATCCCGCCAAGGCGGAACGCCTCGCCCGCGACATCGGAGACCCCCGCCTCCGGGTGGTCCCTCTGGACGTGCGGGATGAGGAAGCACTGGTCCGCCTGATCCGGGGCTTCGATGTCGTGATGAACGGCCTCCCCTTCGCCTATGATGTGCTGGTCACGCGGGCCTGCGTGGAGGCCGGGGTCAGCGGGGTGGACCTGGCCTTCGACGAGGCCCAGTTCGAGCTGGACGAGGCGGCCCGCTCGAAGAACATGGTGTTCATCCCGGGGGTGGGCGCCACCCCCGGCACCACCAACGTGATGGCCGCTTACGCCGCCCGTTCCATGGATCAGGTGGAATCCGTGGAGATCGCCTTCGCCGCCTTCCGCTGCCTGGCGCCCTCGCCGGGCCTCCTCCGCACCACCCTCTGGGAGTTCAACCCAGAGGAGCCAGAACGGGCGATGGTCTACTGGGAGGACGGGGCATGGCACCCCGCTCCGCCCTTCTCCGGGGAGAAGCGGGTGCGCTTCCATGAGCAGATCGGGGAGCAGACCGTGTATTACGTTCCCCACGATGAGGCCCGGACGATGCCACGCTCCTTCCCGGGCCTGCGCCGCGCCGCGGTGCGGGGCTGCTTCCCGCCTCACGTGATGCGGGCGATGCGCGCCCTCTACGAGATGGGCGCGCTCTCTTCCACCCCTGTTCCCCTCGATGGGGGCACCTACCCCGCCATCGATCTGGTGGCCCGCCTGCTCGCCGCCCTCCCCGCCTCCCGGGAGAACCCGGTGTGGGCCTACGGGCTGGTGGTGGAGGTGAGCGGCCGCCGGAACGGCCGCCCCCACACCATGGTGCTGCGCAACCGACATCCCCCCCAGGAGGTATGGGGCGGGGAGGCCGCCTACTATCGGAACATCGGCGTTCCCCTGAGCATCGGCGTCCAGATGATCGCTCGGGGTGAGATCTCCGTGCGAGGCGTTGTCCCCCCCGAACGGGCCATCCCCCCGGAGCGCTTCTTCGAGGAGCTGGCCCGCCGGGGGATTGAGATCCTGATCGAGTGA
- a CDS encoding RHS repeat-associated core domain-containing protein, with the protein MAVDERDEVRGGVARKVHRLSGERVAVREGSAVYAAVGDHLGSVTVLAQRGSIAGGTRYLPYGTIRFEGGVWPTDHRFTGQRWEASLGLYDYKARFYDPILGRFLQPDSLVPEPGDPLALNRYAYVSNNPLRYTDPSKRWLETV; encoded by the coding sequence GTGGCCGTGGATGAACGCGACGAGGTCCGGGGCGGGGTGGCGCGGAAGGTCCACCGGCTGAGCGGCGAGAGGGTGGCCGTGCGGGAGGGAAGCGCCGTCTACGCCGCGGTGGGGGACCATCTGGGCAGCGTCACCGTGCTGGCGCAGAGGGGGAGTATCGCGGGGGGCACGCGGTATCTTCCGTATGGGACGATTCGGTTTGAGGGCGGGGTTTGGCCCACCGACCACCGATTCACCGGCCAGCGGTGGGAGGCTTCTCTTGGCTTGTATGACTACAAGGCCCGCTTCTATGATCCCATCCTGGGTCGCTTCCTGCAGCCGGATTCTCTGGTGCCAGAGCCGGGGGATCCCCTGGCGCTGAACCGGTATGCTTACGTTTCCAACAACCCGTTGCGCTACACCGATCCCAGCAAGCGATGGCTGGAGACGGTGTAG
- a CDS encoding RHS repeat-associated core domain-containing protein has product MADRVIPAESGLFPTDRRFTGQRWEANLGLYDYRARFYDPALGRFLQPDPIVPEPGNPQALNRYAYVYNNPLRYTDPSGHVPVILVMMGIGAVSGALINYGVQVAANISQNGLQVQAFTNVNWAAVGASAVAGAVGGATFYGASAVLGTGLWGMVGAGAFSGAVSGQAARATENVLTGKAIGEGLGDPVELGRDAIIGGLSGGIFHGVDRMVMRAAFRGTYVRYISEGELRAIQETGLLRGGRVDKTYFTTDEFESAKEALSHLALKEPPSYRVEFEITSQPRIYGPRRVRPWFWPRDTGFRAGWGVEYWSPDPVRVLLLRIERLK; this is encoded by the coding sequence TTGGCGGATAGGGTCATTCCGGCGGAGAGTGGGCTTTTCCCCACCGACCGCCGCTTCACCGGCCAGCGGTGGGAGGCGAATCTGGGCCTGTATGATTACCGGGCGCGCTTCTATGACCCGGCCCTGGGCCGCTTCCTGCAACCCGATCCCATCGTGCCCGAGCCGGGGAACCCGCAGGCGCTGAACCGGTATGCATATGTCTACAACAACCCGCTGCGCTACACCGATCCCAGTGGCCACGTCCCGGTCATCCTGGTGATGATGGGGATCGGCGCCGTCAGCGGAGCGCTCATCAACTACGGCGTCCAGGTGGCCGCTAACATCAGCCAGAATGGCCTTCAGGTGCAGGCCTTTACGAACGTCAACTGGGCTGCTGTCGGCGCCAGCGCCGTAGCCGGGGCGGTCGGTGGAGCCACCTTCTATGGAGCCAGCGCGGTGTTGGGGACAGGCTTATGGGGGATGGTGGGCGCAGGGGCGTTCAGTGGCGCAGTGTCTGGGCAAGCGGCTCGAGCCACCGAGAACGTGCTGACCGGGAAGGCTATCGGGGAAGGGTTAGGCGATCCGGTTGAACTGGGGCGGGATGCGATCATCGGTGGGCTCAGCGGCGGGATCTTCCACGGTGTGGATCGGATGGTGATGCGAGCGGCATTTCGGGGAACCTATGTGCGCTATATCTCGGAGGGAGAACTCCGGGCCATCCAGGAAACCGGGCTGCTGCGTGGAGGACGGGTAGACAAAACGTATTTCACTACGGATGAATTTGAGAGCGCGAAGGAAGCCTTAAGCCATTTAGCCTTAAAGGAACCCCCTTCATATCGGGTGGAGTTTGAGATCACATCTCAGCCTCGTATCTATGGGCCTCGGCGAGTTCGGCCCTGGTTCTGGCCCCGAGACACGGGCTTCCGAGCCGGATGGGGAGTTGAATATTGGTCTCCAGATCCGGTTCGGGTTCTTCTTCTGCGCATCGAACGCTTGAAATAA
- a CDS encoding RHS repeat-associated core domain-containing protein: protein MRTTYDALGRPLTVTAPDGSVTRYAYADGGVLALDPNGHQALRCADGLGRLAEVYAFKGTFSSPTLSAEPLAVARYRYNALDRLTDVRDPLGNRIRIAYDPLGRKVRMDDPAMGTWFYRYDAAGNLIAQVDARGWAVNFYYDPLNRLKGKTYTPNVPDGAAYVPPPDPGPSGYAVGFAYDEPGYGASLGRKTRAWTAEGIQRTWAYDARGRVLTATLTVDGQTYLQRFAYDAMDRLAQRVDPDGEVLTVAYGPHGWPTALTGWSLYAGNAAYNAAGQLTNLTLFGGGLLQRAYDPRTLRVVWIQGPGLDLGYAYDPAGNVWRITDTVWSEVWAFAYDELDRLTGMSGPVSGTWTLDEGGRWLRRTEGAQAWVYDYGDPAPPTVPPGPYRVYLPLVAKSRTVRCLDEAWHAAWAGSDRGRSWKLVSVSDGTTLGYDGNGNVVTRTVGGVEWRYVYDPENRLKEVWRGAERVASFRYDPEGNRVVREVGGLRTVVVDDGYEIRGGVVRKVYRLGGETVAVREGSAVYATVGDHLGSVTVLAQGGSPAGVTRYLPYGAIRLETGVWPTDRRFTGQRWEANLGLYDYRARFYDPALGRFLQPDPLVPQAGDPSSLNRYAYARLNPLRYVDPTGHCWGPVSFVRGLPGYGVTCGNLDLALTIVQHPQATWEQKLLAGGYIAVVGAAHGALLVGLGMLAWEGGSALLAGGSAAGGAVQAACADADCTNEVRAAAEVARRVWDLPPLQRGQMLHRLFGQNLPERFPVVDYWIPEEGRVVSLKTLDLGAQRYQDLKQLQQAVQEYIKKLAEFRGASYGKESEQVIIRAQDIKIRELWLVISGGNEKQWELLHALKQFAAERNVMLKIILEVTR, encoded by the coding sequence GTGCGCACCACGTATGACGCGTTGGGCCGTCCCCTCACGGTCACCGCCCCCGATGGGAGCGTCACCCGCTACGCCTACGCCGATGGCGGGGTGCTGGCCCTGGATCCCAACGGCCATCAGGCCCTGCGGTGCGCCGACGGCCTGGGCCGCCTGGCCGAAGTCTACGCCTTCAAAGGAACCTTCTCCTCCCCCACCCTTTCGGCGGAGCCCCTGGCGGTGGCCCGCTATCGCTACAATGCCCTGGACCGCCTCACCGATGTCCGGGATCCCCTGGGCAACCGGATCCGCATCGCCTACGACCCGTTGGGCCGCAAGGTGCGGATGGACGACCCCGCGATGGGCACCTGGTTCTACCGCTATGATGCGGCCGGCAACCTCATCGCCCAGGTGGACGCCCGGGGCTGGGCGGTGAACTTCTACTACGACCCCCTCAACCGGCTGAAAGGGAAAACCTACACCCCGAACGTCCCGGATGGCGCCGCTTACGTTCCCCCGCCGGACCCGGGGCCTTCGGGGTATGCCGTGGGCTTCGCTTACGATGAGCCCGGGTATGGGGCCTCCCTCGGGCGCAAGACCCGGGCCTGGACCGCCGAGGGGATCCAGCGGACCTGGGCCTACGACGCCCGGGGCCGCGTCCTCACCGCCACCCTCACCGTGGACGGCCAGACCTACCTCCAGCGCTTCGCCTACGACGCAATGGACCGCCTGGCGCAGCGGGTGGACCCCGACGGCGAGGTCCTCACGGTGGCCTATGGTCCGCACGGCTGGCCCACGGCCCTCACTGGATGGAGCCTCTATGCCGGGAACGCCGCCTACAATGCCGCGGGCCAGCTCACGAACCTCACCCTGTTCGGGGGCGGCCTCCTCCAGCGCGCCTACGACCCCCGCACCTTGCGGGTGGTCTGGATCCAGGGGCCGGGGCTGGACCTGGGCTACGCCTACGACCCGGCCGGCAACGTTTGGCGGATCACGGACACGGTGTGGTCGGAGGTTTGGGCCTTTGCCTATGATGAGCTGGACCGCCTCACCGGGATGAGCGGGCCGGTGAGCGGGACCTGGACCCTGGATGAAGGGGGGCGGTGGTTGCGGCGGACGGAGGGGGCCCAGGCCTGGGTTTACGACTATGGGGATCCCGCCCCGCCGACTGTCCCGCCGGGGCCTTACCGGGTCTACCTCCCCCTGGTGGCGAAAAGCCGCACCGTCCGCTGCCTGGACGAGGCCTGGCATGCGGCCTGGGCCGGAAGCGACCGCGGGCGTTCGTGGAAGCTGGTCTCGGTGAGCGATGGGACGACGCTGGGGTATGATGGGAACGGGAACGTGGTGACCCGCACCGTGGGCGGGGTGGAATGGCGCTACGTCTACGACCCCGAGAACCGCTTGAAGGAGGTCTGGCGGGGCGCCGAGCGGGTGGCTTCCTTCCGGTATGACCCCGAAGGGAACCGGGTCGTGCGGGAGGTGGGGGGCCTCCGCACGGTGGTGGTGGACGACGGCTACGAGATCCGGGGCGGGGTGGTGCGGAAGGTCTACCGCCTGGGCGGCGAGACGGTGGCGGTGCGGGAGGGAAGCGCGGTCTACGCCACGGTGGGGGACCATCTGGGCAGCGTCACGGTGCTGGCGCAGGGCGGAAGCCCGGCGGGCGTGACCCGGTATCTCCCGTATGGCGCCATCCGGCTGGAGACCGGGGTTTGGCCCACCGACCGCCGCTTCACCGGCCAGCGGTGGGAGGCGAATCTGGGCTTGTATGATTACCGGGCGCGCTTCTATGACCCGGCCCTGGGCCGCTTCCTGCAGCCGGATCCGCTGGTGCCTCAGGCGGGCGATCCGTCCAGCCTGAACCGCTATGCCTATGCCCGGTTGAACCCTTTGCGGTATGTGGACCCCACCGGCCATTGCTGGGGACCGGTGAGTTTCGTCCGGGGCCTCCCCGGATACGGGGTCACCTGCGGCAACCTGGATTTGGCCCTCACCATCGTCCAGCACCCCCAGGCCACCTGGGAGCAGAAACTGCTGGCTGGGGGCTATATTGCCGTGGTGGGGGCGGCCCACGGGGCATTGCTGGTGGGGCTGGGGATGCTGGCCTGGGAAGGGGGAAGCGCCCTCCTGGCGGGTGGGAGCGCGGCGGGGGGTGCGGTTCAGGCCGCCTGTGCCGATGCGGATTGCACCAATGAAGTCCGGGCGGCGGCGGAGGTGGCCAGGCGGGTATGGGATCTGCCTCCGCTGCAACGGGGGCAAATGCTTCATCGACTCTTTGGGCAAAATTTGCCAGAGCGGTTTCCAGTGGTGGATTATTGGATCCCTGAGGAAGGAAGGGTCGTCAGTCTCAAGACTCTAGATCTAGGGGCGCAGCGTTATCAAGACCTTAAGCAACTTCAGCAAGCTGTGCAAGAATATATTAAAAAATTAGCGGAATTTAGGGGTGCAAGTTACGGAAAAGAATCAGAACAAGTGATTATTCGAGCGCAAGATATTAAGATTCGTGAGCTTTGGTTAGTGATATCTGGAGGAAATGAAAAGCAATGGGAGTTGTTACACGCATTGAAGCAATTTGCTGCTGAGAGAAATGTGATGTTAAAAATTATCTTGGAGGTTACACGATGA
- the hpt gene encoding hypoxanthine phosphoribosyltransferase, producing METPVESPSSWGCEHLIDRILIPADVLQRRIAELGAQISRDYAGKDLVLVCVLKGGVMFLTDLMRHITVPHEIDFMAITSYGIGARQSTGVVRILMDLQTNIEGRHVLIVEDIVDSGRTLDHILRLLWTRNPATLRVCALLDKRARREIQVPLDYVGFEIPNVFVFGYGLDLDEKFRNIPFIAVLKADALTEGLT from the coding sequence ATGGAGACGCCGGTGGAGTCCCCCTCGAGCTGGGGATGTGAGCACCTGATCGACCGCATCCTGATCCCGGCGGATGTTCTGCAACGTCGTATCGCGGAGCTGGGCGCTCAGATCTCCCGGGACTACGCGGGCAAGGATCTGGTGCTGGTTTGCGTGCTCAAGGGCGGCGTGATGTTCCTCACCGACCTCATGCGCCACATCACCGTTCCCCATGAGATCGATTTCATGGCCATCACCAGCTATGGGATCGGCGCCCGGCAATCTACCGGGGTGGTGCGCATCCTGATGGACCTCCAGACCAACATCGAGGGGCGCCATGTCCTCATCGTGGAGGACATCGTGGACAGCGGGCGCACCCTCGATCACATCCTGCGGCTGTTGTGGACGCGGAACCCTGCCACCCTCCGGGTCTGCGCGCTGCTGGACAAGCGAGCGCGGCGCGAGATCCAGGTCCCCCTGGATTACGTGGGGTTCGAGATCCCCAACGTCTTCGTCTTCGGCTACGGCCTGGACCTGGACGAGAAGTTCCGGAACATCCCCTTCATCGCCGTGCTGAAGGCCGACGCTTTGACGGAAGGTTTGACCTGA
- a CDS encoding thymidine kinase → MEKARAGWVEVISGCMFSGKTEELIRRLRRAQIARQQVQVFKPLIDTRYGLERVRSHNGLDIEAIPVPHARAILDHLQPGTTVVGIDEAQFFDWEIADVVQALAERGIRVIVAGLDMDFRGEPFGPMPLLMAQADQVDKLHAICVVCGAPATRTQRLINGRPARYDDPVILVGGSETYEARCRRCHVVPREATETP, encoded by the coding sequence ATGGAGAAGGCCCGCGCGGGCTGGGTGGAGGTGATCAGCGGGTGTATGTTCAGCGGCAAGACCGAGGAGCTCATCCGCCGGCTCCGCCGCGCCCAGATCGCCCGCCAGCAGGTCCAGGTTTTCAAACCCCTGATCGACACCCGCTACGGCCTGGAGAGAGTTCGCTCCCACAACGGCCTGGATATCGAGGCCATCCCGGTGCCGCACGCCCGGGCGATCCTGGACCATCTTCAGCCGGGGACGACGGTGGTGGGGATCGATGAGGCGCAGTTCTTCGACTGGGAGATCGCCGATGTGGTTCAGGCCCTGGCGGAGCGAGGGATCCGGGTGATCGTGGCCGGGCTGGATATGGATTTCCGTGGGGAGCCCTTCGGGCCGATGCCGTTGCTCATGGCTCAGGCGGATCAGGTGGACAAGCTGCACGCCATCTGTGTGGTGTGCGGGGCGCCGGCGACGCGCACCCAGCGGCTGATCAACGGGCGGCCTGCCCGCTACGACGACCCGGTGATCCTGGTGGGTGGCAGCGAGACCTACGAGGCCCGCTGCCGGCGCTGCCATGTGGTCCCCCGGGAGGCGACGGAAACCCCGTAG
- the rpmA gene encoding 50S ribosomal protein L27, which translates to MAHKKGGGASRNGRDSESKRRGVKRFDGQFVRAGNILVRQCGTRIYPGKNVGMGRDYTLFALIDGYVRFEIGRGGRKRVSVYPHPVQPDGASPNGGDG; encoded by the coding sequence ATGGCGCACAAGAAGGGCGGCGGTGCCAGCCGCAACGGCCGTGACAGCGAATCCAAGCGCCGCGGGGTCAAGCGGTTCGACGGCCAGTTCGTGCGGGCCGGCAACATCCTGGTCCGCCAGTGCGGCACCCGCATCTATCCCGGCAAGAACGTGGGGATGGGCCGGGATTACACCCTCTTCGCGCTCATCGACGGTTACGTCCGCTTCGAGATAGGGCGCGGAGGGCGCAAGCGGGTGAGCGTGTATCCCCATCCGGTCCAACCCGACGGCGCGTCCCCGAACGGAGGTGACGGATGA
- the rplU gene encoding 50S ribosomal protein L21, protein MFAVIEIGGHQYRVKAGDRIQVEKLDLPPGASLEIDRVLMVGEGEGVQIGRPVVPQARVRATVLGHVKGEKIIVFKYRPGAKRYRRKQGHRQTYTLLQIDAVEAGVPASA, encoded by the coding sequence GTGTTCGCAGTCATTGAGATCGGCGGACATCAGTATCGCGTGAAGGCCGGCGATCGGATCCAGGTGGAAAAGCTCGACCTCCCTCCGGGCGCGTCCCTGGAGATCGACCGCGTCCTCATGGTCGGGGAGGGCGAGGGGGTGCAGATCGGCCGTCCGGTCGTCCCCCAGGCTCGGGTCCGGGCGACTGTGCTGGGCCACGTGAAGGGAGAGAAGATCATTGTGTTCAAATATCGCCCGGGGGCCAAGCGCTACCGGCGCAAGCAGGGCCACCGGCAGACCTACACCCTTTTGCAGATCGACGCGGTAGAGGCCGGCGTACCGGCCTCGGCGTGA
- a CDS encoding inositol monophosphatase family protein, whose product MDAFTVTLHHAYQVAVEAAVEAGRVLRWHFRRGLEIIYKGEIDLVTEADLAAERVLISRIREAFPDHHLLSEESGEILQDSPWLWVVDPLDGTTNFAHGFPVFSVSIALLHEGQRVLGVVYDVMRDELFAARRGEGAFLNGRPIRVSRTSRLEAALLVTGFPYDRQESPFDNTREFVALLKRCHGVLRVGSAALDLAAVAAGRLDGYWEFRLSPWDLAAGALLVEEAGGRVTTPTGDPLPPLATDIVATNGRIHEELLKALAAARAGA is encoded by the coding sequence ATGGACGCCTTCACCGTCACCCTTCATCATGCCTATCAGGTGGCCGTAGAAGCCGCTGTGGAGGCCGGCCGGGTCCTCCGCTGGCACTTCCGGCGCGGCCTGGAGATCATTTACAAGGGGGAGATCGATCTCGTGACCGAAGCGGACCTCGCCGCTGAGCGGGTTCTGATCTCCCGCATCCGCGAGGCGTTCCCGGACCATCACCTGCTGTCCGAAGAGAGCGGGGAGATCCTCCAGGACTCTCCCTGGCTCTGGGTGGTGGATCCGCTGGATGGGACCACGAACTTCGCCCACGGGTTCCCGGTTTTCTCGGTTTCCATCGCGTTGCTCCATGAAGGGCAGCGGGTGCTGGGCGTGGTTTACGACGTGATGCGGGACGAGCTGTTCGCCGCCCGGCGAGGGGAGGGAGCCTTCCTGAACGGACGGCCCATCCGGGTCAGCCGGACCTCCCGGCTGGAGGCGGCGTTGCTGGTGACCGGGTTCCCCTATGACCGGCAGGAGTCGCCCTTCGACAACACCCGGGAGTTCGTCGCCCTGCTCAAACGCTGCCATGGGGTGTTGCGGGTTGGCTCCGCCGCCCTGGATCTGGCGGCGGTGGCGGCAGGGCGACTGGACGGATACTGGGAGTTCCGGCTGAGCCCGTGGGACCTGGCCGCCGGGGCTCTGCTGGTGGAGGAGGCGGGGGGGCGGGTGACCACCCCCACCGGGGACCCGTTGCCTCCCCTGGCCACGGACATCGTGGCCACCAACGGTCGCATCCACGAGGAGCTCCTGAAGGCCCTGGCTGCTGCGCGCGCCGGCGCTTGA